The genomic DNA GGCGCTGGCCAAGCGGCTCAACGGCGCGCGCGAGCAGCCCGGCGTGCACGAGCGCATCGAGGGCGTCGAGCATCTCGACAAGATCGTCGACATCGACCAGTCGCCGATCGGCCGCACGCCGCGCAGCAACCCCGCGACCTATACCGGCGCCTTCTCGCCGATCCGCGACTGGTTCGCGCAACTGCCCGAGTCGACGACGCGCGGCTACAAGCCCGGTCGCTTCTCCTTCAACGTCAAGGGCGGACGCTGCGAGGCCTGCCAGGGCGACGGCGTGATCAAGATCGAGATGCACTTTCTGCCGGATGTCTACGTGCAGTGCGATGTCTGCAAGGGCAAGCGCTACAACCGCGAGACGCTCGAGGTGCTGTTCAAGGGCAAGTCGATCGCCGACGTGCTGGAGATGACCGTCGACGAGGGCGTCGAGTTCTTCAAAGCGGTGCCGGTGATCCGCGACAAGCTCCTGACCCTGCAGCAGGTCGGCCTCGGCTACATCCATATCGGCCAGCAGGCGACGACGCTCTCCGGCGGCGAGGCGCAGCGCGTGAAGCTCGCCAAGGAACTGTCGCGCCGCGCCACCGGGCGCACGCTCTACATTCTCGACGAGCCCACCACCGGCCTGCATTTCGACGACGTGCGCAAGCTCCTGGAGGTGCTGCATCGGCTGGTCGAGACCGGCAACACGGTGCTGGTGATCGAGCACAATCTCGAGGTGATCAAGACCGCCGACTGGATCCTCGATCTCGGCCCCGACGGCGGCGCCGGCGGCGGCCGCGTCGTCGCCGAGGGCACGCCTGAGGACGTCGCGCGCGTCGCCGAGAGCTTCACCGGCCAGTACCTCGCGCCCCACCTACGCAAGGGCGGCACGACCGCCGCGCGCAAGCGAGCATAAAGAGACACTGTCATCCCGAGCGCAGCGAGGGATCTAGGCCGGCACTAGATCCCTCGCTTTGCTCGGGATGACACAGGAGGTTCCCATGAGCCTGTTATTCGAGATCGCGCCGATCACCACGATGCATACCAGAGCCGCGCACGGCCTGACAGCCGCCGTCGGCTGGGCGCATCGCTACGAGGACTGGCTGTTCGCGCTGTCGGTCGGAAACGGCCTGGGCGCCTTCGACGGCGCCGGCGCGCTGCGCGGCGCGCTGATGTGGTTCCCCTACGGCGATGACTTCGCCACGATCGGCATGGTCGCCGTCGATCCCACCGTGCATCGCGCCGGCATGGGGCGGGCGCTGATGACACGCACGCTGGCCGATGCCGCCGGCCGCTCGCTGCTGCTGATCTCGACCGAGGCCGGCCGCCGGCTCTACGAGTCGCTGGGCTTCGTCGCCATCGGCGAGAACGCCGCCCACATGGGCACGGCCGTCGATGCCGGCGTGACCGGAACGATCGAGCCGGCCGGCCGCGCCGACCTGCCGGCGCTGGTCGCGCTCGACGCCAGCGCGATGGGCTTTCCGCGCGAGGCGCTGCTGGGCGCCCTGGTCGAGGCCGGCGAGGTCGTCGCGCTGCGCCGCGAGGGCGGCATCGTCGGCTTCTCGGTCTGCCGGCTCTTCGGCAGAGGCCATGTCGTCGGCCCGGTGGTCGCACGCGACAACGAGGAGGCGCGCCGCCTGATCGCGTTCTGGCTCCGGCGGCACGCCGGCCGGCCGCTGCGCGTCGACGTGCCGAGGGAGCACGCCGCCATCGCCGCCTGGCTCAACGAGCTCGGCCTCGAGCGCGGCGGCGAATTGCCGATCATGGTGCGCGGCACGCCGCCGGCGCCGTCGGGACCCGCCCGCCGCTTCGCGCTGGTCAGCCAGGCGATGGGCTGAAGCGGCCGGCCGAGACCGGCATCGCGCCGCCACGCGAATCCGGCTCCCAGCCCATCACGCGCAGCGTGCCGTCGGCCGGCGCCATGTCGACGCTCAGCCGCGTGAAGCTGTTGAGCACCGGGGGTGCCACCCACTCGAACGCCGGTGCCTCCCGACCGGACCAGGCCGAAAGCGCCGCGATCCGCCTCGCATTGTTCTCGGCCGGCCTGCCGACACCGCAGACACGTGGCTCCCAGCCTTCGCGCGGATCCTGCCAGGCATTGGCGATCGCGCCGTCGGCGACGCGGGTCCGTGCCGCCGTCTCTTCCCGTTCGATCACCACGCATTCGCCGGGCCTCACTCCGACCAGCGTGAACAGCACCGCGCGCGCGAGCGGCGCCCGCTCCAGCATCGCGCGCGCCTCGGCGAATCTCGCGCAGGTCTCGAAGACGTGGCGCAGCAGATGCTCCGGCGGCCACCTGCTGGCCGAGCGCAACGGCCGCAGCGCATTGCGCGCATAGTCCGTCCAGCGCATCGCGTCGCTCGACGTGCGGCGCGGCATCGGTGCCTGGTTGATCGCGGCGGCGAAGCGCCCGGGCGCAACGGCCGTCAGCACGCCGACGAAGCCCGGCCACGTGACGTTGAGGAAGTCGCCGGCCGGTCCGCGCTGGCGCACGACCTCGGCCAGTCGGCCGAGGCCCGGGAACGGCCAGTCGAGCGTGCGGCGCAGGCGCGGCCCGCATGCTCCCTCATCGGCCAGTGCCGTGCAGCCGAAGAGATAGGCGCCGTGCAAGGTCCACGCACCCGGCCTGCCCAGGCCGGCCTGGATGGCGGCGATGTCGGTGGCGTAGGGCGAGGCCGAGCGCTTCATCCAGCGGCGCACGATCGGATCGCCGATGCGCGCCAGCGCACCGCCGGCCGGGACCCAGCCGAGGCACGCGTCGCGCACCGCCCGCGTCTGTCCGGCACGCGCGCGCGCATGCGCCGCCGGCCCACCGTCGCGGGCATCGAAGAACGGGACGGCCGGCAGATCCATGGGTTGAGCATACGCTCATTTCGGAGCACCGGCAATCGACCGCCTTTCGCCGAACTGCCGGTCAGGCGCGGCGATTTGCGCTACGACCTGTCGTTTAGACTCCAGTCGTAGAAGTCGTTCACGATCCTGGGCCCACGGGCAAGGACGGCCGCGAGCTCACCGGTGGCATAGCGCGCCAGATGAGCGACGATGGTGGCGTCGCTGCCGCCGAAATCGCCGCGGTACCATCGGTAGATGCTCGAGACCCATAGGCTGTCGCCCTGGCGACGCACGCCATAGGCGCCGTTCACATACGCCCTCGCGGCGCGATCCATCGCATCGTCCGCCGCCGCGTGAGAGATTGGCCGCACGGGCAGCGCGGGACAGCTTGTCGAGGCGCAGTTGACGACGTAGTGCAGGCGCGCATCACGCCAGAGCGGGCGCAGGATGCGATGCTCGATGTCGTTGAGCGACACTCGTTCATTCTCGATCCGCAGCAGCTTGGCATCCCACGGGCCACCGAAGAAGGCGGCTGTCAGGCCACCGCCAAGGCGGATATCGCGAATCGACTTCACCGGGTAGTGGTCGAGCACGATCCGAACGGTCAGGGCGTTGTACAGGTTCACCCAGTAGGCGAGCTGCTCGGCACGCCGCAGCGATGACACCGGGCTGCTTTCCAGGGCGGCGATGTACGACTCCAGCGCCCGACGATCCTCGCCGGCTATTCGCGCGTAAGGCAGGCGCACGACTCCGTAGGCGTCGCTCGCGGCGTAGCGATCGAGGAAAGCGGCCCAAATCGCGTGGTCAATCGCTGTGGCACTGCCATCGTCGTGCGATGACCAGCGCTGCCAGGGATCGGCGCTGGGCTGGGCGAGCGCCTCGGCGGATGGGGTGGCGACGGCTGCGAGTCCGCCGATCATCGCTCGCCGCGTCATCCGGGGCGCACCGGCGGTGCCATTCATCTCGATACCTCGTCGCTGTGCGGCGAAAGATCAGATGCGGCAGCGTTCACTTGACACTCAAGTCTGTGTGATCCGGCTCCCGGCAACGACAACGTGAATGGCGACGGTCAGTACGCATGGGCACAGTGCCGCCGCACGACGGAGTCCGCGATGATCGAGCGATCGACGATGAGCCCGGACGAGATCGCGGCATGGCCGGCCTATCGCGGCGATGGCGGCGAGACGCCGCACGAGCGCGCTCGCCGGCTGATGCGCAAGCTCGGCCTGTGGTCGCCGGCGCAGGCCTATGGCCGCCGCTGGGGCGTCGGCTGCATCGCCGTCGAGATCACGCAGCGCTGCAATCTCGATTGCGGCCTTTGCTATCTCTCAGACTCGTCCGAGGCGCTCAAGGATCTGCCGCTGCCGGAGGTCCTGCGGCGCCTGGACGACGTGCGCTGCATCTATGGCGAGGGAACCGACGTGCAGATCACCGGTGGCGATCCGACGTTGCGCGATCATGACGAGCTGGTGGCGATCGTGCGCCACGCCGCGGCGATCGGACTGCGGCCCGCGCTGTTCACGAACGGTATTCGCGCCACGCGGGAGCTGCTGGCGAGGCTCGCCAGCGCGGGCCTTGTCGACGTGGCCTTCCATGTCGATACGACGCAGAACCGCAAGGGCTACGACTCGGAAGTCGCGCTCAACGCCCTGCGCGATGTCTACGTCGAACGCGCCCGCGGGCTGGGCCTGAACGTCATCTTCAACACCTCGCTGCACACCGGCAATGTCGGCGAGGTCAGGGCGCTGGTGCGCTACTTCTTTGCCCGGGCCGGCACGATATCCTTTGCCAGCTTTCAATTGCAGGCCGCAACCGGCCGCGGCGTGCTGGGCAGCCGGCCCGAGACGCTGACGCCGGCCGCAATCTGCGCCGCCATCGATGCCGCCCTGGCCGCGCGCCTGTCATGGGACTTTCCACTCGGCGGCCACCCGGCCTGCAACCGCTACGCCTGTGTGCTGGCGGCGGGACAGGAGGCCTTCGACCTGTACCGCGATCGCCCGTTCCTCGAGCGCATGCTTGAGGAGGCCGTGGATGTGCGCCTCGACCGGCGACATCGATTGCGGTCTGTCGCGACGCTACTGCGGTTCTGGATGGCGCGGCCCGGGCTGTGGTTGCCCGGGCTGCGATGGGCCGGCCGGTTGGCCTGGCGCATGAGGCGCGGGCTGTGGCGCGGACGCGGCAGGGTCGAGAAGGTCTCATTCTTCGTCCACAACTTCATGGACGCCTGCAAGCTCGAGCGAGATCGCATCGAGGCTTGCGCGTTCATGGTGGCCACCGCCGACGGCATGCGGTCCATGTGCCTGGTGAATGCGCAGCGCGACCGATTTCTGCTGCCGCCGATCAGGCTCCACCAGCCAGGCCATCGCCTTTTCTGGGATCCCGTCACGGGCGCGACAAGCGAACGCGCCCACGCACCCTCGGTCGTGCAGTTGTCGCGCAAGACGGCCAAAGGCCGTGCCCGCGCGCGATTCGACCGCACGGACGCCTCGTCCACCGGCTGGTAGTGCGCCGCGCCATCCGCTGCTCGCTCATATTCGCTGCCGTGCTGCTGTGCTCGGCGCCGCCGGCCGCGGCGTGCGAGATGTCGTTTCCCCGGATGATCGAGGTGGGCGGTACCGCGCTCTTCCTCAATGGCCAGGGTTGGCGTGTCGTCTCGCCATGGGGCATTCGGGCCTACGCGGCGGCACTCTACCAACCTACATTGACGACCGCAGCGTCTGAAGCGCTGCGCCTCGGGCGGTCCTGGGCGGTCGAGATGGTCTATTGCCGCGAGGCGTCGGCGGCCGCGATCCGCGAAGCCTGTCTTACGTCGCTGCGCGCCAATTGCCGCATCGGCTGCGTGCTCGATGGCGACGCCACTGACGCCTTCCTCGCCACGCTGGCGGACGCCCGCCCGAAGACGCGGTGGCGTTTCGTCTTCGACGGCGGGAACCTCAAAGTGCATGAGGACCAGGTCCTTCGCGGCGGTATCGCCGGCCCCGCCTTCGCCCGGGTGTTGCTCGAGACATGGATCGGCCGGGTACCCCCTACGACAGACCTGCGCGAGGCGTTGCTCGGCCACAAACAGCGATAATCCATCGACCCGCACCGGAGCCTGTCGATTTCCGGCCAGCCCATCCGTCTCTATGATGTCCAGCCAAGGGAGACGGAGATGGCCAAGTTCATGCTGCTGCTGCGCGACAACCCCAGGGACTTCACCGCGCTGTCGCCGGCCGAGATGCAGGCGATCATCGGCAAGTATCGCGCCTGGTCACAGGGGCTGCGCGAGGCCGGCAAGCTGGTCGGCAGCGACAAGCTGCGCGACGATCCCGGCAAGGTGCTGCATCACAGCGGCGCGCAGGTCACGGTGAAGGACGGGCCGTACGCGGAAAGCAAGGAGCTGATCGGCGGCTACTTCGTGATCGAGGCCGAGGACTACGCCGCCGCCTGCGAGATCGCCAAGGGCTGCCCGCATGTCCGACCGGGCGCCACCGGCACCATCGAGGTGCGTCAGATCCACGAGATGTGAGCGCCATGCGGCCGGCGCCCTGCGACCCCGTCGGCGCGCTGGTCGATCGCCTGTTCCGCCGCGAGTCCGGCCGCATCGTCGCCGCGCTCGCGCGCAGCCTGGGCGCGCAACGCCTCGACCTCGCCGAGGACGTGACCCAGCAGGCGCTGCTGCAGGCACTGCGCGTCTGGCCCTATCGCGGCGTGCCCGACGACCCCGCCGCGTGGCTGTTCACCGCGGCGCGTCGGCTGGCGATCGACGCCGCGCGCCGCGACGCCACCTTGCGCCGCCATGCCGCCGCCATCGAGCGCGAGCTGCTGGCGCGCACGCCCGCGCCGCCGGGCGCGCGCTTTACCGAGGAGCTCGCCGACGACGAGCTGCGCCTGCTCTTCATGTGCGCGCACCCGGCGCTGTCGGAAGAGATGCGGCTGGCGCTGATCCTGCGCGTCGGCTGCGGGCTGTCGACGCGCGAAATAGCATCCGGCGTGCTGCGCGAAGAAGCCACCGTGGCGCAGTGGCTGGTGCGCGCGCGCCGGCGCGTGCTCGAGCGCGGCCTGTCGCTCGACATGCCGTCGCCGCGCGACTTGCCCTCGCGGCTGGCGACGGTGCTCGACGCGCTCTACCTCGCCTTCAACGAGGGCCATGGCGCGGCCGACGGTGACGCGCTGGTGCGTGCCGATGTCTGCGACGAGGCGGTGCGGCTGGCGCGGCTGCTGGCCGATCACCCGATCGCCGGCCGGCCCGAAGCCCAGGCGCTGGCGGCGCTGCTGCTGTTCCATCTCGCGCGCCTGCCGACACGGACCGACGCGGCCGGCGAGATCGTGCTGCTCGCCGACCAGGACCGCGCGCGCTGGGATCGCGCGGCGATCGCCGAGGGCTTCGCGCGCCTGGAGCGCGCCGCGACCGGCCAGCACCTGTCGGAGTTCCACCTGCTCGCCGGCATCGCCGCCGAGCACGCGCGCGCCGCGACGTTCGACGAAACCGATTGGCGCTCGATCCTCGGCTACTACGACACGCTGGTGGCGCTTGCGCCCTCGCCCGTGCATCGCCTCAATCGCGCCGTCGCCGTGGCGATGACCGATGGCGTCGCGCGCGGCCTGGCCGAGGTCGAGGCGCTGGCCGGCGAGGCGGCACTGGAGGAGTACTTCCTGCTGCCTGCCATTCGCGGCGAGTTGCTGCGCCGGCTGGGCCGCGACGCCGACGCCGCGCGCGCCTTCGCCGAGGCGGCGCGGCTGACCCGTTCGATGCCGGCGCAACGCTTCCTTCTGCGCCGTGCCGGCACACAAGCGGTCACATCACCGGGAGCGGTGGTGTCGGGCGCTTGATCCGCCGCTGGCGGTCGCCGAGGCTCGCGGCATGCGACGCCCGCCTCCGATCGGCCGCCGGCTCGCCTCGGCGATGGCGTTCGCCGCGCTGGCCGGCGGTGCCCGGGCGCGCGACGAGCCGGTGCTGCGACTGGCGCTCGCCGCGCTCACCGGTCACGAAGAGCGCCGGCGCGCAGCGTTGCGCGGGCTGGTCGCACTGGAGCGGCCGGACGTCGTGCCGGTGCTGCTCGACCTGTGGTTCTTCAATCCCGAGGATTTCGAGGTGATCGGCCCGGCGTTGCGCGCCGCCGCCGGGCGCGACGTGGGTAAGGGCTGGCAGGAATGGATGGTCTGGCAGGAGCTGAACCCGCGCGAGCCGTTCGCCGGCTACGACGTCTTCAAGGCCAATCTGCTGCACGCGATCGATCCCAACTTCCTCGACTTCGTCTCGCCCGGCGCGCGTCGCGCCATCCGGCTCGAGGAGATCGTCTGGGGTGGCGTCGCCAAGGACGGCATTCCCGCATTGGTGAACCCCAGGTTCATCGCCGCCGGCGACGCCGACTGGCTGTGGCCGGGCGAGCTGGTCTTCGGCGTCGAGGTCGGCGGCGACGTGCGGGCGTATCCGCACCGCATCATGGATTGGCACGAGATGGCCAACGACGTGGTCAGCGGCGTGCCGGTGGCGCTGGCCTACTGCACGCTCTGCGGCGCCGGCGTGCTCTATGAAAGCCATGTCGCCGGCCGCGCCAAGCCCTTCGAGTTCGGCTCGTCGAAGCTGCTCTACCGCTCCAACAAGCTGATGTACGACCGCGAGACTCTGTCGCTGTGGAACCACCTCGGCGGCACGCCGGCGGTCGGCCCCCTGGTGGGATCCGGCATCGCGCTGCGCACGCGACCGATCGTCGTCACCACCTGGGAGCGGTGGAAGCGCGACCAGCCCGGCACGCGCGTGCTCTCGCTCGACACTGGCCATACGCGCGACTACGCGCCCGGCAAGCCTTATGGCGACTACTTCACCCGTCCCGGGCTGATGTTCCCGGCGGCCGCGACCGACGGGAGGCTGAAGCCCAAGGACATCGTGCATGGCGTGCGGCTGGACGGCGCGCTGCGCGCCTGGCCGGTGAAGGCCTTCGCCGGCGGGCGCGTGGTCAACGACATGGTCGGCGCCGTGCCCGTCGTGGCGATCGGCGAGGGCGCGACCGAGACGGTGCGCGTCTATCGTCGAGGCGCGCTCACCTTCGACGCGCTGCCGGGAGACAGATTGCGCGACGAGAGCGGCACGACGTGGTCGCGCACCGAATCCGCCCTGGTCGCGCCGGATGGCCGGCGGCTCGAGCGCGTGCCCGGCCACAACGCCTACTGGTTCGGCTGGCGCAACCAGTTCGGCGAGCGCGCCGGCCTGTGGACGCCGCCGTAGGCGAGACCGTCAGGGCCTGGCGGCGACCGCCTCGACCTCGACCAGCATGTCGGGCGCGGCGAGCCCGGACACGATCACAAGGGTCGAGGCCGGGAACGGGTCGTGGATGTATTTGTCGCGTACCGCGCGAAAGGCGCCGATGTAGCGCGCATCGGTGAGGTAGACATTGACCTTGATGATATCGCCGTAGCTCATGCCGGTGCTCTTCAGCACCGCGCCGATGTTCTTGAAGACGGCATCGCACTGCTTCTCGATGCCGGCGGCGACCTTGCCCTTGGCGTCGGTGCCGACCTGGCCCGAGACGTAGAGGACGCGCTGCCCCGGCGGCAGCTCGACGCCATGGGTGTATTTGCCGGCGAGCGGAACGGTCTTCGGATTGTGACGCGTGACTGGCATTGAGCCTCCCGATCGCCCGCGACGCACCGGCGATTGCGCCGGTCGGCCCGCGGGACTATTGCTGCGCCTCCCCCTGGCGCTTGGTCGGATTGAAGCGGTGTCGGCAGCGATGTTCAAGCCCGTGCATGTGATCGGCGGCGGTCTCGCCGGCAGCGAGGCCGCCTGGCAGCTGGCGCGCGCCGGCGTCCCCGTGGTGCTGCACGAGATGCGACCCATTCGCGGCACCGATGCGCATATCACCGATTCGCTGGCCGAGCTGGTGTGCTCCAACTCCTTCCGTTCCGACGACGCCGCGAGCAATGCGGTAGGCCTGCTGCACGAGGAGATGCGCCGCTGCGGCTCGCTGATCCTGCGTGCCGCCGATCAGCACAAGGTGCCGGCGGGCGGCGCGCTCGCCGTCGATCGGCACGGTTTCTCCGGCGCCGTGCAAGCGGCGATCGAGGCCGAGAAGCTGATCGAGATCCGCCGCGAGGAGATCGCCGGCGCGCCGCCGCCGGACTGGGACAGCGTCATCGTCGCCACCGGCCCGCTGACCTCGCCGGCGCTCAGCCAGGCGATTCTCGAGCTCTCGGGCGAGAGCAACCTTGCCTTCTTCGACGCCATCGCGCCCATCGTGCATCGCGACTCCATCGACATGGACATCGCCTGGTTCCAGTCGCGATACGACAAGGCCGGGCCGGGCGGCGATGGCGCCGACTACATCAACTGCCCGCTCGACCGCGACGGTTACTACGCCTTCATCGACGCCCTGATCGCCGGCGAGAAGACCTCGTTCAAGGAGTGGGAGAAGGACACGCCCTATTTCGACGGCTGCCTGCCGATCGAGGTGATGGCCGAGCGCGGCCGCGATACGCTGGCCTTCGGCCCGATGAAGCCGGTGGGGCTGACCGATCCGCGCACCGGCCGGCGGCCGCACGCCGTGGTCCAGCTGCGCCAGGACAACGCGCTGGGCACGCTGTTCAACATCGTCGGCTTCCAGACCAAGCTGAAGCACGGCGAGCAGACCAGGATCTTCCGCATGATCCCCGGCCTGCAGCATGCGGAGTTCGCGCGGCTGGGCGGCCTGCACCGCAACACCTTCATCAACAGCCCGCGCCTGCTCGACGGCACGTTCCGCCTCAAGGCGCGCCCGGCGCTGCGCTTCGCCGGCCAGATCACCGGCTGCGAAGGCTATGTCGAGAGCGCCGCCGTCGGCCTGATGGCGGGACGTTTCGCCGCCGCCGAGCGGCTGGGCGTCGAACCATCGCCGCCACCGCGCACCACGGCGCTGGGCGCGCTGCTGGCGCACATCACCGGCGGCGCCGACGCCGCGACCTATCAGCCGATGAACGTGAATTTCGGCCTGTTCCCCGATGTACCCACGCCGGCAGGCGCCAAGCGCCCGCCGCGCGGCAAGGACAAGAAGCTCGCCATCACCAGCCGCGCGCTCGCCGATCTCGACGCCTGGTTGGGTGTAACCCGTCAGGCGGCGGAGTAGAAATCCTGTCATTCCGAGCGCAGCGAGGAATCCAGGTCGCTCTGGATTCCTCGCTGCGCTCGGAATGACAGGTTGACCTGGTCCAACTACTCTCCTGCCTGACCGCAAGGGGAGGACCAGGCATGAAGATCGGCATCACGATGTTTCCGACGGACTACTCGATCCAGCCGCAGGAGCTGGCGGTCGAGGTCGAGGCGCGTGGTTACGAATCGCTGTGGTTCCCCGAGCACAGCCACATTCCCACCAGCCGCACATCGCCATGGCCCGGCGGTGCCGAGCTGCCGAAATGGTACTACGACACCTATGACCAGTTCGTCGCGCTGGGCGCGGCGGCGGTGGTCACCAAGACGATCAAGCTGGGCACCGGCGTGTGCCTCGTCGTGCAGCGCGATCCGATCTATACCGCCAAGGAGGTCGCGACGATCGACCGGCTGTCGAACGGAAGGCTGCTGTTCGGCGTCGGCGGCGGCTGGAACGCCGAGGAGATGGCCGATCACGGCACGGCCTTCGGCACGCGCTTCAAGCTGATGCGCGAGCGCATCGAGGCGATGAAGGAGATCTGGCAGCGCTCGAAGCCGAAATACGCCGGCGAGATGGTGCAGTTCGGGGAAATGATGCAGTGGCCCAAGCCGGTGCAGAAGCCCTATCCGCCGATCATCGTCGGCGGCGGCTTCCCGCAGGGCGCGCGCCGCGCCATCGCCTACGCCGATGGCTGGATGCCGATCGGCGGGCGCGGCGGCGACACGCTGTCGATGCTGCCGCCGTTCCGGGCGATGCTGAAGGAAGCCGGCCGCGCCGAGGCCGACGTGCCGGTGACGATCTTCGGCGTCGGCATGGACGCCGACGCGCTCAAGCGCGCCCGCGACGCCGGCGTCGATCGCGTCGTCTTCGGCGTGCCGCCGGAAGCGAAGGACAAGGTCCTGCCGCTTCTCGACAAGGGCGCCCAGCTGATGCGGTAGCCCTATTCCGCGGCCACGGACCGAACCTCTGCTGCTGCCTTGCAGTGCGCCGCGATCTTGGCGGCGAGCGACTGGCAGAGCGGACCGGGAATCTCGTGGCCCATTCCGGGCTCCTCGTGCATCGCCGCGCCCGGCACCGAGGCGGCGACGTCGCGGCCGCATTCCACCGGCAGCAGCGGATCGTCACTGCCGTGAATCACCAGGGTCGGCAGCTTGAGCGACTTCAGCAGGGCGGTGCGGTCGCCGTCGGCGATGACGGCGTAATACTGGCGGCCGACGCCCTGCGGGTAGTAGCGGCGGTCGACCTGCCGCTCGACGGTGGCGCGCAGCACCTCCTCGTTCTCGGGGTAGGCCGGCCCGCCGATGGCGCGGCGCAGCGCCATGCTGTGCCGCAGGACCTCGGCGCGGTCGTCGGACATCGGCCGCGTCATCAGCATCTTCATCGCCTCGGGCTTGCCCGGCGGTAGGCCGCGGCGCCCCGAGCTCGACATGATCACCGTCATGCTGCGCACGCGATCGGCATGGCGCGCGGCCATGTGCGGCACGATCATGCCGCCCATCGACAGGCCCGCGACATGCGCGGCCCTGATGCCCAGCGCGTCGAGCAGACCGATGCCGTCGGCCGCCATGTCGGCCACGGTGTAGGGCGGGCTGAGCGGCTTGCCCGCGATCGCCCTCATCATCACCTCGTTCATGTCGACGACGCCGGAGGAGTCGAAGTCGCTCGACAGGCCGACGTCGCGATTGTCGTAGCGCACGACATGCAGGCCGTTGGCCGCCAGCGCCTCGACGAAGGCGTCGGGCCACAGCGTCAGCTGCGCGCCCAGCCCCATCACCAACAGGATGGTGGGATCGCGCGGATCGCCCGATGTCTCGTAGGCGATGGTGAGGCCATTGGCCTTGGCCGTGGGCATGTCGTCTCCTGTCTCCGTGATGGCGCCATCGTGCCTCAGAAACGGCCCGTGCGCACCGCCCACCACAGGCGGATCGGCGCCACGGCCGATGGCGTTTCGGCGGACAGCCCGAACACGCGGAAACCCGCATGGCGGATGCGCGCGATCTGGCGGTCGAGCAGCCGCGCCTGGACAAGCACCGGCAGAGCCTGCCGCGGCACCTTGCGGCGATGGCGGCGCGCCTCGCCCAGCAGCGCGTCCGCGCGATCGAGCACGACGCGCACCACGCCGGCCAGCCGCTCGTCGGGCTGTCCTGTGAACAGCGATTCGGGATTGATATCGCCCAAAAGGTCCCGCGGCAGCATCAGCCGGCGGCGCGCCGCGAGATGCGGTGTGGCGTGCGCCAGCCCGGCCAGCGACCACGCCGTGCCGATCGCACCGGCCGCCGCGCGCGCATCGGCGTCGTCGATGCCCAGCAGGTCGAGCATCAGCAGCGAGAGGGCACCCGACGTCGCCGCGGCATAGTCTTCGAGCGAGGCCAGTGATTCGAAGGGCTCGTCCTCGAGATCGTGCAGGCGGCCGTCGAGCAGGGCCTCGAACCGCTCGCGCGGCGGGCGGCGCCGGGCGATGGCATCGGCCAGCGGCGCCATCACCTGATGCGCGCGCACCTTGCCGGCATAGGCCTCGGCGATGGCTTCGCGCCACCATTGCAGGCGGATCTGCCCCAGCATCGGCTCGCGCACCACCTCGCG from Alphaproteobacteria bacterium includes the following:
- a CDS encoding transcription initiation protein, producing the protein MAKFMLLLRDNPRDFTALSPAEMQAIIGKYRAWSQGLREAGKLVGSDKLRDDPGKVLHHSGAQVTVKDGPYAESKELIGGYFVIEAEDYAAACEIAKGCPHVRPGATGTIEVRQIHEM
- a CDS encoding DUF547 domain-containing protein — translated: MNGTAGAPRMTRRAMIGGLAAVATPSAEALAQPSADPWQRWSSHDDGSATAIDHAIWAAFLDRYAASDAYGVVRLPYARIAGEDRRALESYIAALESSPVSSLRRAEQLAYWVNLYNALTVRIVLDHYPVKSIRDIRLGGGLTAAFFGGPWDAKLLRIENERVSLNDIEHRILRPLWRDARLHYVVNCASTSCPALPVRPISHAAADDAMDRAARAYVNGAYGVRRQGDSLWVSSIYRWYRGDFGGSDATIVAHLARYATGELAAVLARGPRIVNDFYDWSLNDRS
- a CDS encoding radical SAM protein encodes the protein MIERSTMSPDEIAAWPAYRGDGGETPHERARRLMRKLGLWSPAQAYGRRWGVGCIAVEITQRCNLDCGLCYLSDSSEALKDLPLPEVLRRLDDVRCIYGEGTDVQITGGDPTLRDHDELVAIVRHAAAIGLRPALFTNGIRATRELLARLASAGLVDVAFHVDTTQNRKGYDSEVALNALRDVYVERARGLGLNVIFNTSLHTGNVGEVRALVRYFFARAGTISFASFQLQAATGRGVLGSRPETLTPAAICAAIDAALAARLSWDFPLGGHPACNRYACVLAAGQEAFDLYRDRPFLERMLEEAVDVRLDRRHRLRSVATLLRFWMARPGLWLPGLRWAGRLAWRMRRGLWRGRGRVEKVSFFVHNFMDACKLERDRIEACAFMVATADGMRSMCLVNAQRDRFLLPPIRLHQPGHRLFWDPVTGATSERAHAPSVVQLSRKTAKGRARARFDRTDASSTGW
- a CDS encoding GNAT family N-acetyltransferase, translating into MSLLFEIAPITTMHTRAAHGLTAAVGWAHRYEDWLFALSVGNGLGAFDGAGALRGALMWFPYGDDFATIGMVAVDPTVHRAGMGRALMTRTLADAAGRSLLLISTEAGRRLYESLGFVAIGENAAHMGTAVDAGVTGTIEPAGRADLPALVALDASAMGFPREALLGALVEAGEVVALRREGGIVGFSVCRLFGRGHVVGPVVARDNEEARRLIAFWLRRHAGRPLRVDVPREHAAIAAWLNELGLERGGELPIMVRGTPPAPSGPARRFALVSQAMG
- a CDS encoding chalcone isomerase family protein; the encoded protein is MRRAIRCSLIFAAVLLCSAPPAAACEMSFPRMIEVGGTALFLNGQGWRVVSPWGIRAYAAALYQPTLTTAASEALRLGRSWAVEMVYCREASAAAIREACLTSLRANCRIGCVLDGDATDAFLATLADARPKTRWRFVFDGGNLKVHEDQVLRGGIAGPAFARVLLETWIGRVPPTTDLREALLGHKQR
- a CDS encoding sigma-70 family RNA polymerase sigma factor — translated: MRPAPCDPVGALVDRLFRRESGRIVAALARSLGAQRLDLAEDVTQQALLQALRVWPYRGVPDDPAAWLFTAARRLAIDAARRDATLRRHAAAIERELLARTPAPPGARFTEELADDELRLLFMCAHPALSEEMRLALILRVGCGLSTREIASGVLREEATVAQWLVRARRRVLERGLSLDMPSPRDLPSRLATVLDALYLAFNEGHGAADGDALVRADVCDEAVRLARLLADHPIAGRPEAQALAALLLFHLARLPTRTDAAGEIVLLADQDRARWDRAAIAEGFARLERAATGQHLSEFHLLAGIAAEHARAATFDETDWRSILGYYDTLVALAPSPVHRLNRAVAVAMTDGVARGLAEVEALAGEAALEEYFLLPAIRGELLRRLGRDADAARAFAEAARLTRSMPAQRFLLRRAGTQAVTSPGAVVSGA
- a CDS encoding DUF3179 domain-containing protein; the encoded protein is MRRPPPIGRRLASAMAFAALAGGARARDEPVLRLALAALTGHEERRRAALRGLVALERPDVVPVLLDLWFFNPEDFEVIGPALRAAAGRDVGKGWQEWMVWQELNPREPFAGYDVFKANLLHAIDPNFLDFVSPGARRAIRLEEIVWGGVAKDGIPALVNPRFIAAGDADWLWPGELVFGVEVGGDVRAYPHRIMDWHEMANDVVSGVPVALAYCTLCGAGVLYESHVAGRAKPFEFGSSKLLYRSNKLMYDRETLSLWNHLGGTPAVGPLVGSGIALRTRPIVVTTWERWKRDQPGTRVLSLDTGHTRDYAPGKPYGDYFTRPGLMFPAAATDGRLKPKDIVHGVRLDGALRAWPVKAFAGGRVVNDMVGAVPVVAIGEGATETVRVYRRGALTFDALPGDRLRDESGTTWSRTESALVAPDGRRLERVPGHNAYWFGWRNQFGERAGLWTPP